From a single Candidatus Baltobacteraceae bacterium genomic region:
- a CDS encoding BadF/BadG/BcrA/BcrD ATPase family protein, translated as MLFAGIDGGQSTTTAAIGDGTRVLARGRGGPADEVGAGPDSTRLRDALEGALADALARAGLPLDARFEAIVAGISGYEGRVYGAQPRLPAARFVLMHDAPIAHAGALYGRAGVVVIAGTGSVAYTVARDGRTKTTGGWGYLFGDEGSAFWIARAFVSQAIGDESRAAPALRFFGVSNLRELVRALYSGAITRDRFASFAPVALTEGEVAEAAARELAALAAHAVLERPCAIAFTGGLMRDSQFARRVGEATRERLPDCTLVEPAADPAEGALILATRT; from the coding sequence ATGCTCTTTGCCGGGATCGACGGCGGTCAAAGCACGACGACGGCGGCAATCGGTGACGGCACGCGGGTCCTCGCGCGCGGGCGCGGCGGCCCGGCCGACGAGGTCGGCGCCGGTCCGGACTCGACCCGGCTGCGCGACGCCCTCGAAGGCGCGCTGGCCGATGCGCTCGCTCGGGCCGGGCTCCCGCTCGACGCGCGGTTCGAAGCGATCGTCGCCGGCATTTCCGGCTACGAAGGGCGCGTCTACGGAGCGCAGCCGCGGCTGCCGGCCGCACGATTCGTGTTGATGCACGATGCGCCCATCGCCCACGCCGGCGCGCTCTACGGAAGAGCGGGCGTCGTGGTGATCGCCGGCACGGGATCGGTCGCGTATACGGTCGCGCGTGACGGCCGCACGAAGACGACCGGTGGGTGGGGCTATCTCTTCGGCGACGAAGGCAGCGCGTTCTGGATTGCGCGAGCCTTCGTTTCGCAGGCGATCGGCGATGAATCACGCGCAGCGCCGGCGTTACGATTTTTCGGCGTTTCGAATCTGCGCGAACTCGTGCGCGCTTTGTACAGCGGCGCGATCACGCGCGATCGCTTCGCGTCCTTCGCACCGGTGGCGCTTACCGAGGGCGAGGTCGCGGAGGCCGCCGCGCGCGAGCTCGCTGCACTCGCCGCCCACGCCGTACTCGAGCGTCCCTGCGCGATCGCGTTTACCGGCGGCTTGATGCGCGATTCACAATTTGCGCGGCGCGTCGGCGAGGCGACGCGCGAGCGGCTGCCCGATTGTACGCTGGTCGAGCCTGCCGCCGATCCGGCCGAGGGCGCGCTGATCTTGGCTACGCGCACGTGA
- a CDS encoding N-acetylmannosamine-6-phosphate 2-epimerase, with protein sequence MKTLDRLRGGLIVSVQAWPGSPIDEPGILAAMARSAQRNGAAGVRMQSVENIRAARAQLDLPMIGIIKTEYPGFAPYITPSVKEVQALAACGVEIVAFDATPRPRPDGASVETLVEAIHDAGCVAMADCATVGDALCAQAAGAEMLATTLCGYTEETSGTPLPALALVAELAELDAFVVCEGGVARPERVSDAFDAGADAVVVGSAITNVDWLVREFASRAPKRPPTAQGTR encoded by the coding sequence GTGAAGACGCTCGATCGGTTGCGCGGCGGACTCATCGTTTCCGTTCAGGCGTGGCCGGGCTCACCGATCGACGAGCCGGGCATTCTCGCGGCGATGGCTCGATCGGCGCAGCGCAACGGCGCCGCCGGCGTGCGGATGCAGAGCGTCGAGAACATACGCGCCGCGCGCGCGCAACTCGACCTGCCGATGATCGGCATCATCAAGACCGAGTATCCCGGATTCGCGCCGTACATCACGCCGAGCGTGAAGGAAGTGCAGGCGCTCGCGGCGTGCGGCGTGGAGATCGTCGCCTTCGATGCGACCCCGCGCCCGCGCCCCGATGGGGCGAGCGTCGAGACGCTGGTGGAGGCGATCCACGACGCCGGCTGCGTCGCGATGGCTGACTGTGCCACCGTGGGCGACGCGCTCTGCGCACAGGCTGCGGGAGCCGAAATGCTCGCCACCACCCTGTGCGGCTATACCGAGGAAACGAGCGGGACGCCCTTGCCCGCACTCGCCCTGGTTGCGGAACTCGCGGAGCTCGACGCGTTCGTCGTGTGCGAGGGCGGCGTCGCTCGGCCCGAACGCGTGTCCGACGCGTTCGACGCAGGTGCCGACGCGGTCGTGGTCGGCAGTGCGATCACGAATGTCGACTGGCTCGTCCGGGAGTTTGCCTCCCGCGCGCCTAAAAGGCCCCCTACGGCGCAGGGAACACGCTAA
- the coxB gene encoding cytochrome c oxidase subunit II: protein MVENRAAPVSLGRGFWTITAVLAIISIVGIVFWTVGPLDLVLPPVAGEPGSQVDSLLRFMAASGTALFVFVAGYIIYFCIAFRARPSDSPDAIGVQIHDNHVLEFWWTLIPTLFVVLLSYLSIRIWYQIQIAQPANGLAVESIGHQWYFTFRYPQINGEVTGEMHLPIDQPVVLNVTSSDVIHSFWVPAFRLKADMVPGLINTIRFTPTKLGRYPIVCTEFCGTEHGLMNAMVPGVDGKPNPSAAWVVVDTPSAFQQWYHGWQVKNAHVSNALPSTTGTVSLAGGNATAGQALFSQKCSACHALGPFSQRIVGPGLKGVLHDPTHPNLVDGDPATPANVAKILQQGYTGSIGTMPNATQNGLSSSDIANLVAFLDSLK from the coding sequence TTGGTTGAGAATCGCGCTGCGCCCGTTTCGCTGGGTCGCGGCTTCTGGACTATTACCGCCGTGCTCGCGATCATTTCGATCGTGGGTATCGTCTTTTGGACGGTGGGACCGCTCGATCTCGTTCTGCCGCCGGTCGCGGGCGAGCCGGGATCGCAGGTCGATTCGTTGTTGCGCTTCATGGCGGCCTCCGGAACCGCGCTCTTCGTTTTCGTTGCCGGCTACATCATTTATTTCTGCATCGCCTTCCGTGCACGCCCGAGCGATTCGCCGGACGCGATCGGCGTTCAGATTCACGACAATCACGTGCTCGAGTTTTGGTGGACGCTGATCCCCACGCTCTTCGTCGTGCTGCTCTCATACTTGAGCATCCGGATTTGGTACCAGATCCAGATCGCGCAGCCGGCCAACGGTCTGGCAGTCGAGTCGATCGGACACCAGTGGTACTTCACCTTCCGCTATCCGCAGATCAACGGCGAAGTTACCGGCGAGATGCATCTGCCGATCGATCAGCCGGTCGTGCTCAACGTCACCTCGAGCGACGTGATTCACTCGTTCTGGGTGCCGGCGTTCCGGCTCAAGGCCGACATGGTGCCGGGCCTGATCAACACCATTCGCTTCACGCCGACGAAATTGGGCCGCTATCCGATCGTCTGTACCGAATTCTGCGGTACCGAACACGGGCTGATGAACGCGATGGTTCCCGGCGTGGACGGCAAGCCCAATCCGAGCGCGGCCTGGGTCGTGGTCGACACCCCATCCGCTTTCCAGCAGTGGTACCACGGCTGGCAAGTCAAGAACGCTCATGTGAGCAACGCGCTGCCGAGTACCACGGGTACGGTCTCGCTCGCGGGGGGTAATGCAACGGCCGGCCAGGCGCTATTCTCGCAGAAGTGCAGCGCTTGTCACGCGCTTGGGCCGTTCTCGCAGCGCATCGTCGGTCCGGGGCTCAAAGGCGTGCTGCACGATCCGACGCATCCCAATCTCGTCGACGGCGATCCAGCAACGCCGGCCAACGTCGCGAAGATTCTGCAGCAGGGCTATACCGGTTCGATCGGCACCATGCCCAACGCCACCCAAAACGGCCTTTCCAGTTCGGACATCGCGAATCTGGTCGCTTTCTTGGATTCGCTAAAGTAA
- a CDS encoding PQQ-binding-like beta-propeller repeat protein, with the protein MGNNSAWILPARTYSDNRYVPAAKLGAGATAKLRKAWSTSVDARGPLEVSPIVWQGTMYVTSSHNDVYALDAKTGAIKWHFHYVPHVIAFSANRGVALGDGRVYEATLDGHLIALNAATGKIVWNVLAAHDPRNTFFTMQPVPYKNMLLLGASNGDWGGIGYLSAFDAATGKRLWDWYTIPGPGQAGHNTWSGDSWKRGGAAIWSGIAIDPSTDTLYADLGNPQPDFLGTIRAGSNLYSDSMVALDISGAKPTMKWYHQFIPHDTHDWDPAMPPVLFTGQVGGSPRDLVAAGDKAGNFWVLDAGTGKLVYHLAVSMQRGQNTQPSKAGDIACPNTNGGVEFNGGSYLPETNFFYVPSTNQCGIWTSPGTAAYIAGQFYLGGAFPKQYGPSTGYMNAININTGKFAWRKKLAFPQIGGALALSTGVVFTGGVNGDFRAYDAKTGAVLWHYPTGLTIQAPASYYELDGKPYVVVGAGPAGVNFADPRFGQGAPTLEGTYSHPVRALITAFTTP; encoded by the coding sequence ATGGGAAACAACAGTGCTTGGATCCTACCGGCGCGCACCTACAGCGACAACCGTTACGTTCCCGCGGCCAAGCTCGGTGCCGGGGCTACGGCCAAGCTTCGGAAAGCGTGGTCGACGAGCGTCGATGCCCGTGGGCCACTCGAGGTATCGCCGATCGTTTGGCAGGGCACGATGTATGTCACGTCGTCGCACAACGACGTGTACGCGCTCGACGCTAAGACCGGCGCGATCAAGTGGCACTTCCATTACGTTCCGCACGTCATTGCGTTTTCGGCCAACCGCGGCGTCGCGCTCGGCGACGGTAGGGTGTACGAAGCAACGCTCGACGGACACCTGATCGCGTTGAATGCGGCCACCGGAAAAATCGTGTGGAACGTTCTCGCGGCGCACGATCCGCGCAATACGTTCTTTACGATGCAGCCCGTGCCGTACAAGAACATGTTGCTGCTCGGCGCTTCCAACGGCGACTGGGGAGGCATCGGCTACCTGAGCGCCTTCGACGCGGCGACGGGAAAGCGTCTGTGGGATTGGTACACGATCCCGGGTCCGGGCCAAGCCGGCCACAATACGTGGAGCGGCGACTCCTGGAAACGCGGCGGCGCCGCGATCTGGAGCGGCATCGCGATCGATCCGTCGACCGATACGCTCTACGCCGATCTCGGGAATCCGCAGCCGGACTTCCTCGGCACGATTCGCGCCGGTTCAAATCTCTATAGCGATTCGATGGTCGCGCTCGACATCAGCGGCGCGAAACCGACGATGAAGTGGTATCACCAGTTCATCCCCCACGATACGCACGACTGGGATCCCGCCATGCCTCCGGTGCTCTTCACCGGACAAGTCGGCGGCTCGCCGCGAGATCTCGTTGCGGCGGGCGACAAGGCCGGGAACTTCTGGGTCCTGGACGCCGGAACCGGAAAGCTCGTGTACCATCTCGCGGTGAGCATGCAGCGCGGACAAAACACGCAGCCGAGTAAGGCCGGCGACATCGCATGTCCCAACACCAACGGGGGCGTCGAGTTCAACGGCGGAAGTTACCTGCCCGAAACGAACTTCTTTTACGTACCGAGTACGAACCAATGCGGCATCTGGACCTCGCCGGGAACGGCGGCGTACATCGCCGGACAATTCTATCTCGGCGGCGCCTTTCCGAAACAATACGGACCGAGCACCGGCTACATGAACGCAATCAACATCAATACCGGGAAGTTCGCGTGGCGTAAGAAACTGGCGTTCCCGCAAATCGGCGGGGCGCTCGCACTTTCGACCGGCGTGGTCTTCACCGGCGGCGTGAACGGTGACTTCAGGGCCTACGATGCCAAGACCGGCGCCGTCTTGTGGCATTATCCGACCGGATTGACGATTCAAGCACCGGCGAGTTATTACGAACTCGACGGCAAGCCGTACGTCGTCGTCGGGGCGGGGCCGGCGGGCGTGAACTTCGCCGATCCGCGCTTTGGCCAAGGTGCGCCGACGCTCGAAGGCACCTACAGTCACCCGGTTCGAGCGCTGATCACCGCGTTCACCACCCCGTGA
- a CDS encoding FAD-dependent oxidoreductase, whose translation MSTAGTYDVLVIGGGNAGCAAALAAARHGARTLLVERYGFLGGTATAAMVGPWMTFHSGSERIVGGIAQEIVERLVRRGASPGHITDSSDYVPTITPFDPEIHKALLFEMTREAGVELLLHAWFLGTHVEDERVIGASVATVGGGRSYRARVVIDATADAYVAASAGVPTQKGDERGRVQPASLMFRLSHVDLSKTATYLRMHADQMRTSLKAHERTAPALTAVAGLYELWEQAREDGIVDVPRELASFFISPYPDEVTVNMTRVTDIDPLDPVDLTRAEVDARLQVMQLLRFFRERVPGFENARLAATGTQVGIRESRRIEGRYTLTAQDVLQARTFPDAVARSAYPIDIHNPSGSGTTTHRPPPGSSYEIPYRCLVPINREQLLVAGRCISTTHEALASTRLTPTVMTLGQAAGTAAALANQSGVLAGDIDTDHLRSALVADGVDLRRAT comes from the coding sequence GTGAGTACCGCGGGCACGTACGACGTGCTGGTCATCGGCGGCGGCAATGCCGGATGTGCGGCAGCGTTGGCGGCCGCGCGTCACGGCGCTCGCACGCTTTTGGTCGAGCGCTACGGATTCCTCGGCGGCACCGCCACCGCGGCGATGGTCGGCCCGTGGATGACGTTCCATTCGGGAAGTGAGCGCATCGTCGGCGGCATCGCGCAGGAGATCGTAGAGCGCTTGGTTCGCCGCGGCGCCTCGCCCGGCCATATCACGGACTCCTCCGATTACGTTCCGACGATCACGCCGTTCGATCCCGAAATCCACAAGGCGCTGCTTTTCGAGATGACGCGCGAAGCGGGCGTCGAGCTGTTACTGCATGCGTGGTTTCTGGGGACGCACGTCGAGGACGAACGCGTGATCGGTGCAAGCGTCGCGACGGTCGGCGGCGGACGCAGCTATCGGGCGCGCGTCGTGATCGACGCGACCGCGGATGCCTACGTGGCGGCGTCGGCCGGCGTTCCCACCCAGAAAGGCGACGAACGCGGCCGCGTGCAGCCGGCGAGTCTGATGTTCCGCTTGAGTCACGTCGACCTTTCGAAAACCGCGACGTATCTGCGTATGCACGCCGACCAAATGCGCACGTCGCTCAAAGCCCACGAGCGCACCGCGCCCGCGCTTACCGCCGTCGCGGGATTGTACGAGTTGTGGGAACAGGCACGCGAGGATGGGATCGTCGACGTCCCCCGCGAACTCGCTTCGTTTTTCATCTCCCCCTATCCCGACGAAGTGACGGTGAACATGACGCGCGTCACCGATATCGATCCGCTCGACCCGGTCGATCTCACGCGGGCGGAAGTCGATGCGCGGCTGCAAGTGATGCAGCTTCTGCGTTTCTTTCGCGAACGCGTTCCCGGCTTCGAAAATGCGCGTCTCGCGGCGACCGGTACGCAAGTAGGCATTCGCGAGTCGCGCCGCATCGAGGGCCGCTACACGCTGACCGCGCAGGACGTGCTGCAGGCCCGCACGTTCCCCGATGCGGTCGCGCGCAGCGCGTACCCGATCGACATTCACAATCCGTCGGGGAGCGGAACCACGACGCACCGGCCGCCGCCCGGTTCGAGCTACGAGATCCCGTATCGTTGTTTGGTTCCGATCAATCGCGAACAGTTGTTGGTTGCCGGACGCTGCATCTCGACGACGCACGAAGCGCTTGCGTCGACGCGCCTCACGCCGACCGTCATGACGCTCGGCCAGGCGGCCGGAACCGCCGCGGCGCTCGCGAATCAATCCGGCGTGCTTGCCGGCGACATCGATACCGATCACTTGCGTTCGGCGCTCGTCGCGGACGGCGTCGACCTGCGCAGGGCGACGTGA
- a CDS encoding amino acid permease, which yields MLLQRVKPLERLLAETQEQGHSLKKTLGPFSLIAMGIGAIIGTGIFVLTGVASAKFAGPSLTISFVISGIVSAFAALCYSEVASRVPIAGSAYTFAYASLGEFIAWIIGWDLVLEYALGASTVSIGWAGYFVTLVRNLFGWNIPAALLHNPWDTGPMGEPLHGFMNLPAFCIICLIGVLLYRGTRESALFNNIVVTAKVLVVLFFIAIGFGHVQPGNWTPYFPFGWGGTFFGAFFIFFAYIGFDAVSTAAEEAKDPKKDMPIGIIGSLAICTVLYIIVAAILTGMVPYNHLNVPQPVAYAVEQVGLPWASVIISLGAIAGLTTVLLVMMFGQTRVFFAMARDGLLPSVFSKVHPRFRTPGLSTILFTILIALVAAFTPIAVVGSLTNMGTLAAFVLVSISLPILRKRYPTTRGFTVPFGPYVIPVISAVLAFALLLAPFFDEGIGHIYGIPLPWFGFIVWLIIGLVVYFIYSRSHSTVGREEATGAALP from the coding sequence ATGCTGCTACAACGTGTGAAGCCGCTCGAGCGCCTATTGGCGGAGACTCAAGAGCAAGGCCATAGTCTAAAGAAGACGCTGGGGCCGTTCTCGCTCATCGCGATGGGGATCGGTGCGATCATCGGCACCGGCATCTTCGTGCTCACGGGCGTGGCTTCGGCGAAGTTCGCCGGGCCCTCGCTGACGATCTCCTTCGTCATTTCGGGTATCGTCAGCGCGTTCGCAGCGCTGTGCTATTCCGAGGTCGCGAGCCGCGTACCGATCGCCGGCAGCGCGTACACCTTTGCCTATGCCTCGCTCGGCGAATTCATCGCCTGGATCATCGGCTGGGATCTCGTTCTCGAATACGCGCTCGGCGCGTCGACGGTGAGCATCGGGTGGGCGGGGTACTTTGTGACGCTCGTGCGGAATCTCTTCGGCTGGAACATTCCGGCGGCGCTGCTGCACAATCCGTGGGACACGGGGCCGATGGGCGAGCCGCTCCACGGTTTCATGAACCTTCCGGCGTTCTGCATCATCTGCCTGATCGGCGTCTTGCTCTATCGCGGCACCCGCGAGTCGGCGCTCTTCAACAACATCGTGGTCACGGCCAAAGTGCTGGTCGTCTTGTTTTTCATCGCGATTGGTTTCGGTCACGTGCAGCCCGGGAACTGGACGCCGTATTTTCCGTTCGGTTGGGGCGGCACGTTCTTCGGAGCGTTCTTCATCTTCTTCGCGTACATCGGTTTCGACGCGGTTTCGACCGCGGCTGAAGAAGCGAAGGACCCAAAGAAGGACATGCCGATCGGCATCATCGGAAGCTTGGCGATCTGCACCGTGCTCTACATCATCGTGGCCGCGATTCTCACCGGCATGGTTCCGTACAACCACCTCAACGTTCCGCAGCCGGTCGCATACGCCGTCGAGCAAGTCGGCTTGCCGTGGGCGAGCGTGATCATCTCCCTGGGCGCCATCGCCGGGCTGACGACGGTTCTGCTCGTCATGATGTTCGGCCAGACGCGCGTCTTCTTCGCGATGGCGCGCGACGGCTTGCTGCCCTCGGTGTTCTCGAAAGTGCATCCGCGCTTCCGCACGCCGGGGCTCTCGACGATTCTCTTCACGATTCTGATCGCGTTAGTCGCGGCGTTCACGCCGATAGCCGTCGTCGGCTCGCTGACGAACATGGGCACGCTGGCGGCGTTCGTCTTGGTCTCGATATCGCTGCCCATCCTTCGCAAGCGCTACCCGACGACACGGGGATTTACCGTTCCCTTCGGCCCTTACGTCATTCCGGTGATCTCAGCGGTACTCGCCTTCGCGCTCTTGCTCGCGCCGTTCTTCGACGAAGGCATCGGCCACATATACGGAATTCCGCTGCCTTGGTTCGGCTTTATCGTCTGGCTCATCATTGGCCTGGTCGTGTACTTCATCTACAGCCGTTCCCACAGCACCGTCGGCAGAGAGGAAGCTACGGGCGCCGCTTTACCGTAA
- a CDS encoding hydantoinase/oxoprolinase family protein, which yields MTKIRLGVDVGGTFTDVVAIDASTRALLARVKVPTTHDAPAGVAAGIVTGIARILDENGIVPEAVTFIAHSTTQATNALLEGDVAKVGVLGLTHTPAWFARAHMRFAPVRLAPGVDFSPSFVFARGTDEKAIERAIERLVESGVTAIAASEPFGVDRPAYERAVTDSVRALGIAATSGHDVSTMYGLRARTRTAALNAAILPKMLETAQSTAASVARSGIAAPLMIMRSDGGVMNVGEVERRPILTLLSGPAAGVAGALLYENVTDGVFLEVGGTSVDCSAIRFGRPQMRAARVGGLRTMLQTIDSRTLGIAGGSMPRIGAHAITDVGPRSAHIAGLRYASFLRRLDFEGARIERFAPRPHDPANYLRFALRDGGHAAVTPTCASNLLGYVPEGAFARGDAQAALAAFTLLARELGGDARMHARRILELAAAKVRPCVEELIAHYEMPRDRTVLIGGGGGAAALVPFLAEAMEMPYRIARDAEVISPIGVALALVRDVVERTIVDPTPADIVRLRREVEDRVIAAGAAPDRVEVSIEIDTQRNRVRATASGATALSESAAPASLHIERDGESVRVVDERGVVRLAPPGARVAHTTVAQLDDALETAMESETSFGDVGRSLPSVHVLYAGRIADFSGLASIEQARALAREEVSGRDGGEAVTILTVKRRP from the coding sequence GTGACGAAAATTCGTTTGGGCGTCGACGTCGGGGGCACGTTTACCGACGTCGTCGCAATCGACGCTTCTACGCGAGCGTTGCTTGCGCGCGTCAAGGTTCCAACCACGCACGATGCGCCCGCGGGCGTCGCGGCCGGAATCGTGACCGGTATCGCGCGCATCCTAGACGAGAACGGGATCGTGCCGGAGGCGGTAACCTTTATCGCCCATTCGACGACGCAGGCGACCAACGCGCTGCTGGAAGGCGACGTGGCGAAGGTCGGCGTGCTCGGTTTGACCCATACGCCGGCGTGGTTTGCGCGCGCACACATGCGCTTCGCGCCCGTCCGGCTCGCGCCGGGGGTGGATTTCTCGCCGTCATTCGTTTTTGCGCGCGGTACCGATGAGAAGGCGATCGAACGCGCGATCGAGCGTCTGGTGGAATCGGGTGTAACCGCGATCGCCGCGAGCGAACCGTTCGGCGTCGACCGGCCCGCGTACGAACGCGCGGTCACGGATTCGGTGCGCGCGCTTGGCATCGCTGCGACCAGCGGGCACGACGTCAGTACGATGTACGGCTTGCGCGCGCGCACGCGAACGGCAGCGCTCAACGCGGCGATCCTGCCGAAGATGCTGGAGACCGCGCAGTCGACGGCAGCCTCGGTGGCGCGTTCCGGCATCGCGGCGCCGCTGATGATCATGCGCAGCGATGGCGGGGTGATGAACGTCGGCGAGGTCGAGCGCCGCCCCATTCTCACCCTGCTTTCCGGGCCGGCCGCCGGCGTGGCGGGCGCGTTGCTCTACGAGAACGTGACCGACGGTGTCTTTCTCGAAGTCGGCGGCACGAGCGTCGATTGCTCGGCGATCCGGTTCGGGCGCCCGCAAATGCGCGCGGCGCGCGTGGGCGGATTGCGAACGATGCTGCAGACGATCGACTCGCGCACGCTCGGAATCGCGGGCGGAAGTATGCCGCGGATCGGCGCACACGCGATCACCGACGTCGGCCCGCGCTCGGCGCACATCGCCGGTTTGCGCTATGCGAGCTTTCTGCGGCGGTTGGATTTCGAGGGCGCGCGGATCGAACGGTTTGCTCCGCGTCCGCACGATCCGGCGAATTATCTGCGATTTGCCCTGCGTGACGGCGGGCATGCCGCGGTGACGCCGACATGCGCGAGCAATCTGCTCGGTTACGTTCCCGAGGGTGCGTTTGCGCGCGGAGACGCGCAGGCGGCGCTGGCGGCATTTACGCTGCTCGCGCGCGAACTGGGCGGCGACGCGCGCATGCATGCGCGGCGCATATTGGAGCTTGCCGCCGCCAAGGTGCGCCCGTGCGTCGAAGAGTTGATCGCGCACTACGAGATGCCGCGCGATCGCACGGTGCTGATCGGGGGCGGAGGTGGTGCAGCCGCGCTCGTGCCGTTTTTGGCCGAGGCGATGGAAATGCCGTACCGCATCGCGCGCGACGCCGAGGTCATTTCTCCGATCGGCGTCGCGCTGGCACTGGTGCGCGACGTGGTCGAGCGAACGATCGTCGATCCGACCCCCGCCGACATCGTCCGCTTGCGGCGGGAGGTCGAGGATCGCGTCATCGCCGCCGGCGCAGCACCGGATCGCGTCGAGGTCAGCATCGAGATCGACACGCAGCGCAACCGGGTGCGGGCGACCGCCTCGGGCGCGACCGCGCTTTCCGAATCGGCCGCGCCTGCGTCGCTTCATATCGAGCGGGACGGGGAGAGCGTGCGCGTGGTCGACGAGCGCGGCGTCGTTCGCCTGGCGCCGCCGGGAGCCCGCGTCGCGCACACGACCGTGGCGCAGCTCGATGACGCGCTCGAGACCGCGATGGAATCCGAGACCTCGTTCGGAGACGTGGGCCGAAGTCTACCGTCGGTGCACGTGCTCTACGCCGGGCGCATCGCGGATTTCAGCGGTCTGGCGAGCATCGAGCAGGCGCGCGCGCTTGCGCGCGAAGAGGTGAGCGGGCGCGACGGCGGCGAGGCGGTGACGATCCTTACGGTAAAGCGGCGCCCGTAG
- a CDS encoding cytochrome c yields the protein MRTIAAVLVVVFALNATANAKSSRDDHGDAIAALAGLQSAVAEIVHIEDSYAVGRTAYRNAARRALGEVSGALDRVNHLLDQVATPPWQPAVEGTKVNLLEAQENLNDALGERELDDYRFDLTRALASLALAIGRPSQDGVLGGLSGALANTELAVPAGAVRVAGCGVPARAPAYGINAGALVYVALPRAAAAARVPANLAIRSVAVRGDEIVLYTAHAATCKLQRAHDVAAATPAMPMLYTAAQAHAGKIVYVRHCLQCHGTDLQGTAGPAVAGTDFLKTAKFDGWTLRDVRTTVFENMPFSDPGSLSAQQYADVMAFLLASSCYPAGTKPFPQSDQASFASIKLGPMSGVRATNPKNGTCAVK from the coding sequence ATGCGCACGATCGCCGCGGTCCTCGTGGTCGTCTTCGCGCTCAACGCGACGGCGAACGCGAAGTCGTCGCGCGACGATCACGGCGACGCGATCGCGGCGCTGGCCGGCCTGCAGTCGGCCGTCGCGGAGATCGTGCACATCGAGGATAGCTACGCCGTCGGGCGCACCGCTTACCGGAACGCCGCGCGCCGCGCGCTCGGCGAAGTCAGCGGTGCGCTCGATCGTGTCAATCACCTGTTGGATCAGGTCGCGACGCCGCCATGGCAACCCGCCGTCGAGGGCACGAAAGTGAACCTCCTCGAAGCGCAGGAGAACTTGAATGACGCGCTTGGCGAACGCGAATTGGACGATTACCGGTTCGATCTCACGCGCGCGCTGGCAAGCCTCGCGCTGGCCATCGGCCGGCCCTCACAAGACGGTGTTCTCGGCGGGCTCAGCGGCGCGCTCGCAAACACCGAACTCGCCGTTCCGGCCGGCGCGGTTCGCGTCGCCGGATGCGGCGTGCCTGCACGCGCTCCGGCCTACGGCATCAACGCGGGAGCTTTGGTATACGTGGCACTGCCGCGCGCCGCGGCGGCCGCGCGGGTTCCGGCGAATCTCGCAATTCGGTCGGTCGCCGTGCGCGGAGACGAAATCGTGCTTTACACCGCGCACGCCGCGACGTGCAAACTCCAGCGCGCGCACGACGTCGCGGCGGCGACGCCGGCGATGCCGATGCTCTACACCGCCGCGCAGGCGCACGCCGGAAAGATCGTTTACGTCCGGCATTGCCTGCAATGTCACGGGACCGATCTTCAGGGAACCGCCGGCCCGGCGGTCGCCGGAACCGATTTCCTGAAAACCGCGAAGTTCGACGGTTGGACGCTGCGCGACGTGCGCACGACGGTATTCGAGAATATGCCGTTCTCGGATCCGGGTTCGCTGAGCGCGCAGCAATACGCCGACGTGATGGCCTTCCTGCTTGCCTCCAGCTGCTACCCGGCTGGGACGAAACCGTTCCCGCAGTCGGACCAAGCCTCGTTCGCGTCGATCAAGCTCGGCCCGATGAGCGGCGTACGGGCGACGAATCCAAAGAATGGAACCTGTGCCGTCAAATAA